Proteins encoded within one genomic window of Hevea brasiliensis isolate MT/VB/25A 57/8 chromosome 8, ASM3005281v1, whole genome shotgun sequence:
- the LOC110644466 gene encoding autophagy-related protein 2 isoform X2, with the protein MPWKGKGFQVELDEVELVLALAPCPQNKSPAGDGNSGFNQDSNLRVQSEGGSHRHDMMDSSNDVHEGVKKIAKMVKWFLTSFHVNVKKLIVAFEPESEDEKKAGHQKTLVLRISEAECGTCVSEDTKSNSDARVENFLVISQLTNFITFQGAVLELLQMDDVDNQTCFPCPVGSSFGELLSGHCPSNATTPVVTGSNGGFSGSLKLNIPWKNGSLDIRKVDANISIDPVELRLQPSSIKWLLVSWETYMTLDKEKQNKSTDNVDLKSASNFYSSTSIPAIVATDKVIPPHGSLTVQESTSEAILSGSHLIPDWVSNSVKDNNKDDSQEELDLGASVDQFFECFDGMRSSQSALGSSGMWNWTCSVFSALTAASSLASGSLHIPLEQQHVQTNLQATLAGISIILSFQDEDQEYLCGPKDDHSNGLHVHYMITECKDIFVALQVCTQEMRFEGKVLYIEVADYSCNENDISNLHLTECSTDSRNQTLSIQYLQGDVQAALPLLALSVKYPDLDELSVQNASNFVFRNMTKVKLLSTSGVTHCQFTINSDSLDGRVQGSTSFSLRLPHFIFWVNFWSIHMLLDLLKDIGEYVKMYSKTDEFSPVNQKCGSSLGNVERGSCTGVATLSSAEKLEGNISIPNARIIICFPFGAVKDIESYFSWVQFIAFDFTSPSSFDKGNVQATSLLSDTSSWKSYTPKASSSLHMNVGNLNIYLVNPTSQSDAGSNSSGVPRQTFCAQKILSVSNRGGCPSTVSMIWQEGSVTGPCIAERAKSLAISEESRSRKKTAAKGYEFVSVTSVKDLEDTNSETRKEIILSSAFFLHIHLFSVSIDLGSSQYDNLHNLLDQMINILSGASCDPVNAGEFLSVSQASILVECASVEILIRPDMKEDVKNSLQSELPGSWHCLKLKVQKLDMLSVSNIGGIGGANFFWLAHGEGKLWGSITGVPDKEFLLISCSNSTRKRGDGGGSNALSSRLAGSDIIHLWDPINIHEFTSITVRCGTIVAVGGRLDWLDAISSFFSMPSNEIEKTDDDNLPKGDLNASCGTAFILKLVDIGLSYEPHLKNSVVTDLNSESSSSYLKDETSEPYVACLLAASSLTLLNTTTEGSMGNDYRIIVQDLGFLLCAAFENLGGTYSVEYLHEMGYVKVAQEALVEAIFRTNCENGLSWELECSESHICVETCHDTTSGLILLAAQLQQLFAPDFEESIVHLQTRWNNVHQAQERNEFNDGFRITNNNSALSTFQVQVSSGDSNNKLGVVGLMDEIVEDAFHLDGNQDCEFDSSESQVCVSFDESLRQEACCPSVGTPELVSDDASLDGPTPVIGLESSQTSYFQNGFLPELIEGYCLSDLRLLSELSIGRQLPSQILKSQSRNFGDGDLGRGNSGWYEDTSLSIVENHISEASREASLNEGLADKLPTFDCTRTDDVGKPSGRVLLKNVKLSWRIFAGSDWYTHENNGGSSRSIYGRDTTACLELELCGTQFQYDLFPVGGICASKLSLSVQDFYLHDRSKSAPWKRVLGYYHSKDRPRESSSKALKLELEAVRPDPLTPLEEYRLRIALLPMLLQLHQSHFDFLIGFFGAKGSSTDQSSDPDQNSGVAKPYATKNLAGHRIADEALLPYFQKFDVWPTVLRVDYSPYRVDLAALGSGKYVELVNLVPWKGVELKLKHVHAVGVYGWGNVCETTMGEWLEDISQNQMHKVLQGLPTIRSLVAVGAGASKLVSLPVESYRKDQRVLKGMQRGTIAFLRSISLEAIGLGVHLAAGAHDMLLQAEYILTRIPPVKGKTKPNVRCNQPKNAQQGIQQAYESLSDGLGKSASVLVQAPLKKYQRGASAGSALATAIRGVPAAAIAPVSACASAAHYTFLGLRNSLDPERKKESMDKYLGPTRPRDLD; encoded by the exons ATGCCTTGGAAGGGTAAAGGTTTTCAGGTTGAGTTGGATGAGGTTGAGCTTGTGCTTGCGCTTGCCCCTTGTCCACAGAATAAATCACCTGCAGGAGATGGGAATAGCGGTTTCAATCAAGATAGTAATCTTCGTGTACAAAGTGAGGGAGGAAGTCATAGGCATGATATGATGGATAGTTCAAATGATGTTCATGAAGGTGTCAAGAAAATTGCAAAGATGGTGAAATGGTTTCTGACAAGCTTCCATGTTAATGTCAAAAAATTAATTGTTGCATTTGAACCAGAATCAGAGGATGAGAAGAAGGCTGGTCATCAGAAAACCTTGGTTCTTCGAATATCTGAAGCAGAATGTGGAACTTGTGTTTCTGAAGATACTAAGTCAAATTCTGATGCAAGAGTTGAGAACTTTCTCGTAATAAGTCAGCTAACAAACTTTATAACATTTCAAGGAGCAGTACTTGAACTACTTCAGATGGATGATGTTGATAATCAAACTTGTTTTCCTTGTCCAGTAGGTTCAAGTTTTGGTGAGTTGTTATCAGGGCACTGTCCATCTAATGCCACGACTCCAGTTGTGACTGGGAGTAATGGTGGATTTTCAGGGAGTTTAAAGCTGAATATCCCTTGGAAGAATGGTTCCCTAGATATTCGCAAAGTGGATGCTAATATTTCCATTGATCCTGTAGAATTGAGATTGCAACCTAGTTCAATCAAGTGGTTGTTAGTTTCATGGGAAACTTATATGACTTTGGATAAGGAGAAACAGAACAAGTCAACAGACAATGTTGATTTGAAGTCGGCTTCTAATTTCTATTCATCAACTTCCATTCCTGCTATTGTTGCTACTGATAAGGTGATCCCTCCTCATGGTTCTTTGACTGTGCAAGAATCAACAAGTGAAGCTATACTATCTGGATCACATCTTATACCTGATTGGGTTTCGAATTCTGTAAAAGACAATAATAAAGATGATAGCCAAGAAGAACTTGATCTTGGGGCAAG TGTGGACCAGTTCTTTGAATGTTTTGATGGAATGAGAAGTTCACAATCTGCACTAGGAAGCAGTGGAATGTGGAACTGGACATGTTCTGTTTTCAGTGCATTAACTGCTGCATCCAGTCTTGCTTCTGGATCTTTGCATATCCCCTTGG AGCAGCAGCATGTTCAGACCAACCTTCAAGCAACTTTGGCTGGAATTTCTATCATATTATCTTTCCAAGATGAAGATCAGGAGTATTTGTGTGGTCCAAAGGATGATCATAGTAATGGCTTACATGTTCACTATATGATCACTGAGTGCAAAGACATTTTTGTTGCTTTGCAG GTATGTACTCAAGAAATGAGATTTGAAGGAAAAGTGCTGTATATTGAGGTTGCTGATTACTCCTGCAATGAAAATGATATCTCAAACCTTCACTTGACGGAGTGTAGTACTGATAGCAGAAATCAAACTCTTTCTATTCAATATCTGCAAGGAGACGTTCAAGCTGCTCTTCCTCTGTTGGCCTTATCTGTGAAATATCCTGATTTAGATGAATTAAGTGTTCAAAATGCTTCAAATTTTGTTTTTAGAAATATGACAAAAGTCAAATTGCTTAGTACCTCAGGTGTCACTCATTGCCAATTTACTATAAATTCTGATTCATTAGATGGACGTGTACAAGGTTCAACATCGTTTTCATTGCGATTGCCACATTTCATATTTTGGGTGAACTTCTGGTCTATACATATGTTATTGGATCTTCTGAAGGACATTGGAGAATATGTGAAAATGTACAGTAAGACAGATGAATTTTCTCCTGTCAATCAAAAGTGTGGATCATCTCTTGGCAATGTGGAAAGGGGTTCATGTACTGGTGTTGCAACATTGTCATCTGCAGAAAAATTAGAAGGCAATATATCAATCCCTAATGCGAGGATAATTATATGTTTCCCCTTTGGAGCTGTCAAAGATATTGAGAGTTACTTTTCCTGGGTTCAATTTATTGCTTTTGACTTTACCTCACCATCATCTTTTGACAAGGGAAATGTTCAAGCCACTAGTTTATTGTCAGATACCAGTTCTTGGAAAAGTTATACTCCAAAGGCTTCTAGCTCTTTGCATATGAATGTTGGTAATCTAAATATTTACTTGGTCAATCCTACAAGTCAAAGTGATGCTGGAAGCAACTCCTCTGGTGTGCCAAGGCAGACATTTTGTGCTCAGAAGATTTTATCCGTCAGCAACAGAGGTGGTTGTCCTTCTACTGTTAGTATGATTTGGCAGGAGGGTTCTGTGACCGGTCCTTGCATAGCTGAGAGAGCCAAGTCCTTGGCTATTTCAGAGGAATCTAGGAGCAGGAAAAAAACTGCAGCGAAAGGTTATGAATTTGTCTCTGTAACTTCTGTGAAGGATCTGGAAGACACGAATTCTGAAACTCGGAAGGAGATAATTTTGAGCTCTGCATTTTTCCTGCATATTCATCTATTTTCTGTTTCCATTGATCTTGGCAGTTCTCAATATGATAATTTGCATAATCTTTTGGATCAGATGATTAATATATTATCAGGAGCATCCTGTGACCCAGTAAATGCTGGCGAATTTTTGTCTGTATCTCAAGCATCAATCCTTGTGGAATGTGCTTCCGTAGAGATTTTAATTAGACCAGATATGAAGGAGGATGTGAAAAATTCATTGCAGAGTGAACTTCCTGGATCATGGCATTGTTTAAAATTGAAAGTTCAGAAGCTTGATATGTTGTCTGTTTCAAATATTGGAGGGATTGGGGGTGCCAATTTCTTTTGGCTAGCCCATGGAGAAGGTAAATTGTGGGGTTCAATCACTGGCGTTCCAGATAAGGAGTTTCTTCTGATTTCTTGTAGCAACTCTACAAGGAAACGTGGTGATGGAGGAGGTTCAAATGCATTATCGTCTAGGTTGGCTGGTTCTGATATTATACATCTATGGGATCCAATAAACATACATGAATTTACATCTATTACTGTCAGATGTGGCACAATTGTGGCTGTCGGTGGTCGCTTGGATTGGTTGGATGCAATATCCTCCTTTTTCAGCATGCCTTCTAATGAAATTGAGAAAACAGATGATGATAATTTGCCAAAGGGGGATTTGAATGCATCTTGTGGAACTGCTTTCATTCTGAAATTGGTTGATATTGGTTTAAGTTATGAGCCCCATTTGAAGAATTCAGTGGTTACTGATCTCAATTCTGAGTCCAGTTCCTCATATTTGAAAGATGAAACAAGTGAGCCATATGTTGCTTGTCTGTTAGCTGCATCTTCCTTGACTCTTTTGAATACTACTACAGAGGGTTCTATGGGCAATGATTACAGAATTATAGTGCAAGATTTGGGGTTCCTTCTTTGTGCAGCATTTGAGAATCTTGGTGGCACTTACAGTGTGGAGTATCTTCATGAGATGGGTTATGTTAAAGTTGCTCAGGAGGCACTTGTTGAAGCAATTTTCAGAACCAACTGTGAGAACGGTCTTTCATGGGAGTTAGAATGTTCAGAATCCCACATCTGTGTGGAAACCTGCCATGACACTACCTCTGGTTTGATTCTGTTGGCTGCTCAACTCCAGCAGCTTTTTGCCCCTGATTTCGAGGAATCAATTGTGCACTTGCAGACTCGGTGGAATAATGTTCATCAAGCCCAAGAGAGGAATGAATTCAATGATGGTTTTAGGATAACCAATAATAATTCTGCTTTGTCAACTTTTCAAGTGCAGGTCTCTAGTGGAGATTCAAATAATAAACTGGGGGTTGTTGGTTTAATGGATGAGATAGTTGAAGATGCATTTCATTTGGATGGGAATCAGGACTGCGAATTTGATTCTAGTGAATCACAAGTTTGTGTTTCATTTGATGAAAGCCTCCGTCAAGAGGCTTGCTGCCCCAGTGTTGGAACTCCTGAACTTGTTTCTGATGATGCATCTTTGGATGGACCTACGCCTGTAATAGGACTTGAAAGTAGTCAAACCTCATATTTTCAGAATGGTTTCTTGCCAGAACTTATAGAAGGCTATTGCTTGTCTGATTTACGCCTATTGTCCGAATTGTCTATTGGCAGGCAGTTGCCATCTCAGATTCTTAAATCCCAATCCAGGAATTTTGGGGATGGAGATCTTGGAAGAGGAAATAGCGGATGGTATGAGGATACTTCTTTAAGCATTGTTGAAAATCACATTTCTGAAGCAAGTAGGGAAGCCAGCTTGAATGAGGGTTTGGCAGACAAGCTTCCAACTTTTGACTGTACAAGAACTGATGATGTTGGAAAGCCCTCAGGACGTGTACTTCTTAAAAACGTTAAGTTGAGCTGGAGAATTTTTGCTGGTTCTGACTGGTATACGCATGAAAACAATGGTGGGTCTTCTAGAAGTATTTATGGAAGGGATACAACTGCTTGTCTAGAGCTTGAACTATGTGGGACACAGTTTCAATACGACTTGTTCCCTGTTGGTGGAATATGTGCCTCTAAGCTTTCTCTTTCAGTTCAGGACTTTTACCTTCATGATAGGAGCAAATCTGCACCTTGGAAACGG GTACTGGGATATTATCATTCAAAAGATCGTCCTAGGGAATCCTCTTCAAAAGCGCTTAAGCTAGAGTTGGAAGCTGTCAGACCAGATCCTTTAACCCCTCTTGAGGAGTACCG GTTGCGCATAGCTTTGCTTCCTATGCTATTGCAACTTCATCAGAGCCACTTTGATTTTCTCATTGGCTTTTTTGGTGCAAAGGGCTCGTCAACTGACCAGTCTTCCGATCCTGATCAAAATTCAGGTGTTGCAAAACCATACGCAACAAAGAATCTTGCAGGACATAGAATAGCAGATGAGGCATTGCTTCCCTATTTTCAG AAGTTTGATGTATGGCCTACTGTTCTTCGGGTTGACTACAGTCCCTACCGCGTTGATCTTGCAGCACTAGGAAGTGGGAAGTATGTGGAACTTGTAAACCTTGTCCCTTGGAAG GGGGTTGAGCTAAAGCTCAAACATGTTCATGCTGTTGGGGTCTATGGCTGGGGCAATGTATGTGAAACGACCATGGGGGAGTGGCTGGAGGATATTTCTCAAAATCAG ATGCATAAAGTTTTGCAAGGCCTTCCTACCATCAGATCCTTGGTTGCTGTTGGTGCTGGTGCTTCAAAGCTTGTTTCTTTGCCAGTTGAGAGCTACAGGAAAGATCAAAGAGTACTCAAAGGAATGCAGAGAG GTACAATTGCATTTCTTAGAAGCATATCACTTGAAGCTATTGGACTTGGGGTGCATTTGGCAGCAGGGGCACATGACATGTTGCTCCAAGCAGAATATATTCTCACAAGGATTCCTCCTGTCAAAGGCAAAACAAAGCCAAATGTAAGATGTAATCAGCCAAAAAATGCTCAACAAGGAATTCAACAG GCATATGAGAGCCTCAGTGATGGCCTAGGGAAATCTGCTTCTGTTTTAGTTCAGGCACCATTGAAGAAGTACCAGCGTGGAGCCAGTGCAGGATCTGCCTTGGCAACTGCTATACGAGGTGTTCCTGCTGCTGCTATAGCTCCAGTTTCTGCTTGTGCAAGTGCAGCACATTATACTTTTCTTGGCCTAAGAAATAG CCTTGATCCTGAGCGCAAGAAAGAGTCAATGGACAAGTATCTGGGTCCCACTCGGCCACGTGATTTGGATTGA